A stretch of Streptomyces vietnamensis DNA encodes these proteins:
- a CDS encoding FAD-dependent oxidoreductase gives MPRPLRVAIVGAGPAGIYAADALLKSEAAAEPGVSIDLFERMPAPFGLIRYGVAPDHPRIKGIITALHQVLDKPQVRLFGNVNYGTDVHLDDLRSFYDAVIFSTGAMFDRELKIPGVELDGSYGAADFASWYDGHPDVPRTWPLKAEKVAVLGVGNVALDIARILAKTADELLPTEIPANVYEGLKANKAVEIHVFGRRGPAQAKFSPMELRELDHSPNIEVIVNPEDIDYDEGSIAERRKNKQTDMVAKTLENWAIRDVGDRPHKLFLHFFESPVEILGEDGQVVGLRTERTELDGTGNVKGTGTTTDWDVQAVYRAVGYLSDELPKIPWDAVSGTIPDEGGRVIEETGAHLASTYCTGWIRRGPVGLIGHTKGDANETVANLLDDFANGRLLTPETPEEDAVVSFLEGKGVTYTTWEGWYALDAAEKALGEPQGRERVKIVEREDMLRASGALG, from the coding sequence ATGCCCCGCCCCCTCCGGGTCGCGATCGTCGGCGCCGGCCCCGCCGGAATCTACGCCGCCGATGCGCTGCTGAAGTCCGAGGCCGCCGCCGAGCCGGGCGTGTCGATCGACCTCTTCGAGCGGATGCCCGCGCCCTTCGGCCTCATCCGCTACGGCGTCGCCCCCGACCACCCGCGCATCAAGGGCATCATCACCGCCCTCCACCAGGTCCTCGACAAGCCGCAGGTCCGCCTCTTCGGCAACGTGAACTACGGCACCGACGTCCACCTCGACGACCTGCGCTCCTTCTACGACGCGGTGATCTTCTCCACCGGCGCCATGTTCGACCGCGAGCTGAAGATCCCCGGCGTGGAGCTGGACGGCTCGTACGGCGCCGCCGACTTCGCGTCCTGGTACGACGGCCACCCGGACGTGCCGCGCACCTGGCCCCTGAAGGCCGAGAAGGTCGCCGTCCTCGGCGTCGGCAACGTGGCGCTCGACATCGCGCGCATCCTCGCCAAGACGGCGGACGAGCTGCTCCCGACCGAGATCCCGGCGAACGTCTACGAGGGCCTCAAGGCCAACAAGGCCGTCGAGATCCACGTCTTCGGCCGCCGCGGCCCGGCGCAGGCGAAGTTCAGCCCGATGGAGCTGCGCGAGCTCGACCACTCGCCGAACATCGAGGTCATCGTCAACCCCGAGGACATCGACTACGACGAGGGCTCGATCGCCGAGCGCCGCAAGAACAAGCAGACCGACATGGTCGCCAAGACCCTGGAGAACTGGGCGATCCGCGACGTCGGCGACCGCCCGCACAAGCTCTTCCTGCACTTCTTCGAGTCCCCCGTCGAGATCCTCGGCGAGGACGGCCAGGTCGTCGGCCTGCGCACGGAGCGCACCGAGCTCGACGGCACGGGCAACGTCAAGGGCACCGGCACCACCACGGACTGGGACGTCCAGGCGGTCTACCGCGCGGTCGGCTACCTCTCCGACGAGCTGCCCAAGATCCCCTGGGACGCCGTCTCCGGCACCATCCCGGACGAGGGCGGCCGCGTGATCGAGGAGACCGGCGCGCACCTGGCCTCCACGTACTGCACCGGCTGGATCCGGCGCGGCCCCGTCGGCCTCATCGGCCACACCAAGGGCGACGCCAACGAGACCGTCGCGAACCTCCTGGACGACTTCGCGAACGGGCGCCTGCTCACCCCGGAGACCCCGGAGGAGGACGCGGTCGTGTCCTTCCTTGAGGGCAAGGGCGTCACGTACACGACGTGGGAGGGCTGGTACGCCCTCGACGCCGCCGAGAAGGCGCTCGGCGAGCCGCAGGGCCGCGAGCGCGTGAAGATCGTCGAGCGCGAGGACATGCTGCGCGCCAGCGGCGCGCTCGGCTAG